In Gadus chalcogrammus isolate NIFS_2021 chromosome 23, NIFS_Gcha_1.0, whole genome shotgun sequence, a genomic segment contains:
- the fzd8a gene encoding frizzled-8a, with translation MAYDLLGIYLLLSLALLPRSSGTAAKEITCQEISVPLCKGVGYNYTYMPNQFNHDTQDEAGLEVHQFWPLVEIQCSPDLKFFLCSMYTPICLEDYKKPLPPCRSVCERARAGCAPLMRQYGFPWPDRMKCDLLPVQGNPDTLCMDYNRTDSTTVSPVLSKPTNHPSKSLNPNHHNNNSKPGRNRPSAPGKHKPAAAAPCEPVCDCLPPMVPVNTDRHPLYNRVKTGQITNCAMPCHNPYFTPDERTFTAFWIGLWSVLCFVSTFATVATFLIDMERFKYPERPIIFLSACYMFVSIGYIVRLIAGHEKVACNRDYDAEHVHYETTGPALCTVVFLLVYFFGMASSIWWVILSLTWFLAAGMKWGNEAIAGYSQYFHLAAWLIPSMKSIAVLALSSVDGDSVAGICYVGNQNLDNLRGFVLAPLVIYLFIGTMFLLAGFVSLFRIRSVIKQGGTKTDKLEKLMIRIGVFTVLYTVPATVIVACYFYEQHNRQSWEVSHNCTCSSERARRRPDYAVFMLKYFMCLLVGITSGVWIWSGKTLESWRAFCTRCCWGSKGTGGSMYSDVSTGLTWRSGTASSVSCPKQLPLSQQV, from the coding sequence ATGGCGTACGACCTGTTGGGGATTTACCTGCTGCTCTCCCTGGCTCTGCTGCCTCGCTCCAGCGGCACCGCGGCCAAGGAGATCACCTGCCAGGAGATCTCGGTGCCCCTGTGCAAGGGGGTCGGGTACAACTACACCTACATGCCTAACCAGTTCAACCACGACACGCAGGACGAGGCTGGACTGGAGGTGCACCAATTCTGGCCCCTGGTCGAGATCCAGTGTTCCCCTGACCTAAAGTTTTTCCTGTGCAGCATGTACACCCCTATTTGCCTGGAGGACTACAAGAAGCCCCTGCCCCCGTGCCGGAGCGTGTGCGAGCGGGCGCGGGCAGGCTGCGCGCCCCTCATGAGGCAGTACGGCTTCCCCTGGCCGGACCGGATGAAATGCGACCTGCTCCCGGTGCAAGGCAACCCCGACACGCTGTGCATGGACTACAACCGCACCGACTCCACCACGGTGTCCCCCGTGCTGTCGAAGCCGACCAACCACCCGAGTAAGTCGCTGAACCCGAaccatcacaacaacaacagtaagCCGGGGCGCAACCGCCCCAGCGCGCCCGGCAAACAcaagccggcggcggcggctccatGCGAGCCGGTGTGCGACTGCCTGCCGCCGATGGTGCCGGTAAACACAGACCGCCACCCGCTCTACAACCGAGTGAAGACGGGACAGATCACCAACTGCGCGATGCCCTGCCACAACCCCTACTTCACGCCGGACGAGCGGACGTTCACCGCCTTCTGGATTGGGCTGTGGTCCGTGCTGTGCTTCGTGTCAACGTTCGCCACGGTGGCTACGTTCCTCATCGACATGGAGCGCTTCAAGTACCCGGAGCGCCCCATCATCTTCCTGTCCGCCTGCTACatgtttgtttccattggctACATCGTGCGCCTCATCGCCGGCCACGAGAAGGTGGCGTGCAACCGGGACTACGACGCAGAGCACGTCCACTACGAGACCACCGGGCCGGCGCTGTGCACGGTGGTCTTCCTCCTCGTCTACTTCTTCGGCATGGCCAGCTCCATCTGGTGGGTCATCTTGTCCCTGACCTGGTTCCTGGCCGCGGGCATGAAGTGGGGTAACGAGGCGATCGCCGGCTACTCGCAGTACTTCCACCTCGCCGCCTGGCTCATCCCCAGCATGAAGTCCATCGCCGTGCTGGCCCTCAGCTCGGTGGACGGGGACTCGGTGGCGGGCATCTGCTACGTGGGCAACCAGAACCTTGATAACCTGCGGGGCTTCGTGCTGGCGCCGCTCGTCATCTACCTGTTCATCGGGACCATGTTCCTCCTGGCGGGCTTCGTGTCGCTGTTCCGCATACGCAGCGTCATCAAGCAGGGGGGCACCAAGACTGACAAGCTGGAGAAACTGATGATCCGCATCGGCGTGTTCACGGTGCTGTACACCGTGCCCGCAACAGTAATCGTTGCCTGCTACTTTTATGAGCAACACAACCGCCAGAGCTGGGAGGTGAGCCACAACTGCACTTGCTCGTCGGAGCGGGCGCGCCGGCGGCCGGACTACGCCGTGTTCATGCTCAAGTACTTTATGTGCCTCCTGGTGGGCATCACGTCGGGCGTGTGGATATGGTCCGGCAAGACCCTGGAATCGTGGAGGGCCTTCTGCACGCGCTGCTGCTGGGGCAGCAAGGGCACGGGCGGCTCCATGTACAGTGACGTCAGCACGGGTCTGACTTGGAGGTCGGGCACGGCCAGCTCCGTGTCCTGTCCCAAGCAGCTGCCCCTGTCCCAGCAGGTCTAG